A DNA window from bacterium contains the following coding sequences:
- the lspA gene encoding signal peptidase II: protein MKKNCATILIATIVLILDRITKFIVQQTMSEGETIPIWQDIFSLSYIQNEGIAFGFLADYGQLLVVTTTLIIGIIVFLLFRLKSINYWTAGAFGLVLGGAMGNLWDRLSVGGVIDFIDIGYKDYRWPAFNLADASICIGVFMLLLTKKEK, encoded by the coding sequence TTGAAAAAGAACTGTGCCACTATTCTAATTGCCACTATTGTTTTAATATTAGATAGGATAACTAAATTCATTGTTCAACAAACTATGTCTGAAGGAGAAACTATCCCTATCTGGCAGGATATATTCTCTTTATCTTATATACAAAATGAAGGCATAGCCTTTGGTTTTCTGGCTGATTATGGACAATTGTTGGTCGTTACAACCACGCTGATTATCGGGATAATTGTATTCTTACTATTCAGGCTTAAATCTATAAATTATTGGACAGCAGGTGCCTTTGGATTGGTTTTAGGTGGTGCTATGGGGAATTTATGGGATAGGCTCTCAGTCGGCGGTGTAATTGACTTCATAGATATTGGATATAAAGATTATCGCTGGCCAGCATTTAATTTAGCCGATGCAAGTATTTGTATTGGGGTTTTTATGTTATTATTAACTAAGAAAGAGAAATAG